From Streptomyces griseorubiginosus, one genomic window encodes:
- a CDS encoding sensor histidine kinase codes for MQVTVVRQWLGRHERVRDAVPAAVVVFVAVAATAAGPSGWHAPRVGAVAWTALACVPLVFRSRWPLPVALLTLAVDLTGMTLYPDSVGTPAACLVALYTLATRSTRRTAWLTGLTASVAIAGVYAAAHHEPLLVGTSLLRFDFAIAATALGDAVRSRRRHLAEAEARAENAERTRDQEARRRVTEERVRIARELHDVVAHHITLVNAQAGVAHHLMRTDPARAHQALAHIKDNSRTALDELRATVGLLRQSDDAPDSRAPLPRLTDLDTLIGGVRGGGLDVTVTRLGTPRPLAPSIELTAYRIVQEALTNAHKHSRGAHAEVTLDYGASALHVTVTDDGPPHPAGGPGTGHGLIGMRERATAVGGTVTTGPRPEGGFRVAAELPLSLTPAAL; via the coding sequence ATGCAGGTGACCGTGGTGAGGCAGTGGCTGGGTCGGCACGAGCGGGTGCGGGACGCGGTGCCCGCGGCCGTGGTGGTCTTCGTCGCGGTGGCCGCCACGGCCGCCGGGCCCTCCGGATGGCACGCGCCCCGGGTCGGGGCGGTGGCCTGGACGGCGCTGGCCTGCGTGCCCCTCGTCTTCCGCAGTCGGTGGCCGCTGCCCGTCGCCCTGCTCACCCTGGCCGTCGACCTGACCGGCATGACGCTGTACCCGGACAGCGTCGGGACACCCGCGGCGTGCCTCGTCGCCCTGTACACGCTGGCCACCCGCAGCACCCGGCGGACGGCCTGGCTCACCGGCCTCACCGCCTCCGTCGCGATCGCCGGGGTCTACGCCGCAGCCCACCACGAACCGCTCCTGGTGGGAACCAGCCTGCTGCGGTTCGACTTCGCGATCGCGGCCACCGCCCTGGGCGATGCCGTCCGCAGCCGCCGCCGGCATCTCGCCGAGGCCGAGGCACGCGCGGAGAACGCCGAGCGCACCCGGGACCAGGAGGCCCGGCGCCGGGTCACCGAGGAACGCGTACGCATCGCCCGCGAACTCCACGACGTCGTCGCCCACCACATCACCCTGGTCAACGCCCAGGCGGGAGTCGCCCACCACCTGATGCGCACCGATCCGGCCCGGGCGCACCAGGCACTGGCCCACATCAAGGACAACAGCCGGACCGCGCTCGACGAACTGCGGGCCACCGTCGGCCTGTTGCGCCAGTCCGACGACGCTCCCGACTCCCGGGCCCCGCTCCCCCGGCTGACCGACCTCGACACGCTGATCGGCGGTGTCCGCGGTGGCGGCCTCGACGTGACGGTGACCCGCCTCGGCACCCCCCGTCCCCTCGCGCCCTCCATCGAACTCACGGCGTACCGCATCGTCCAGGAAGCGCTCACCAACGCCCACAAGCACTCCCGCGGGGCGCACGCCGAGGTGACGCTGGACTACGGGGCGAGCGCCCTGCACGTCACCGTCACCGACGACGGCCCACCGCACCCGGCCGGGGGACCCGGCACCGGACACGGCCTGATCGGCATGCGCGAGCGCGCCACCGCGGTCGGCGGCACGGTGACCACGGGACCGCGCCCCGAGGGCGGCTTCCGGGTCGCCGCAGAACTGCCGCTCTCCCTCACCCCCGCAGCCTTGTGA